The proteins below are encoded in one region of Sander lucioperca isolate FBNREF2018 chromosome 11, SLUC_FBN_1.2, whole genome shotgun sequence:
- the lama3 gene encoding laminin subunit alpha-3: protein MLLAKVNTVKGRMNTQKEKGESLRMGIPTVSDNLKKIRRDDTDVLIESAKTTAAASNSTISNITERLRNISQKLERITLTNVSVNIDDMLVDADQALKNLNTALPVLKDKITQVEALSGKMPPTANMTKSIRRIKDVIEETRNFVNRLPVATTFNGKGHVELRPPRNPEDIKSFTAVDMLLNRHQNNPSKADFRRMRRQNKHTDSSVFVFYLGNKNASGDYIGMAIRNNVLICVYKLGGVVHEVETSQIKTTTNVNSSDFDRVVFHRVYQDSEVNITQNFTSQKPVSLTPKRNLPNTTTGIHKLDPDSLVFYVGGYPEDFMPPVELHYPKYKGAMKLSYINDNPVCLFNYKHAVNMDAKQPIVKIPQSEVSDYYEGTGYRMAFIKEPDKRKKRLFKFHTNSRETNALLFYIGNEESFFCVFVERGFLVLQGQQAGRELRVQSAEKVSLFDKHFAITIADRFIVHYGPQQVSTDHNRTNFMSYYIGGLPSQLRQRHDITAPPLRGCMDHLTADAEIVKYNRTIGVSDGCPVSLLGVRSATLYSALSVDSPSVWGEQPVRVSLGFRGTDGHGALLRSSSQGSISVHDLQLSLADGYVVFNSDNYTLKSDKRYNDGSWHYLSAVCRPTGLELSIDNVKVIQGQSPHSRPVDQHLQGGKFKGCIANLYTRRPEQSFIPADLSSFSQTVDVVLGLCSLHPPPHTELLPAPVLKKPKKHKPIQAPAGSQCKPQRAHRGEWQLSGEHSWLSYTLPQQDLNHRPHFSLDVKTKTSKGLILHVAGRGVIPLLALYMANGKIKMSLGQNRIIQHKQKSNDGNWHRVEFSVEKSTFHLLVDGFRVTDGHLPNNEGSSLDLHNPAYLGGDPKSKTTKGHNIPMNSVIGCIREFKMNEVVMVDLEASYKTLPCLDGLAEIGTYFGGGHIVLENYFTIGSEFVLAFELRPQYLTGLLFHVQSHKASLNVFLMENKVGVRMNDGNRAVSVSVTPRESLCDGKFHQVTVSEQRDVIKLVVDSISQQKAVPFTSTSTTLDTLYIGGTRKQNRAPVPSPFVGCLRNVKLNGRPVAFETGSRVVDPVSINSCPAD from the exons A TGCTGTTGGCTAAAGTGAACACCGTCAAAGGCCGCATGAATACGCAGAAGGAAAAAGGAGAATCACTGAGAATGGGCATCCCAACCGTTAGTGACAACCTCAAAAAGATCAGAAGAG ATGACACAGACGTTCTGATAGAGTCCGCGAAAACAACTGCAGCTGCCTCTAACTCCACAATCAGTAATATAACAGAGAGACTGAGAAATATCAGTCAGAAATTGGAAAGAATAACTCTGACCAATGTCAGTGTAAATATAGATGATATGTTGGTTGATGCAGACCAGGCAT TGAAGAACTTGAACACAGCCCTTCCTGTGTTGAAGGACAAAATCACACAAGTTGAGGCTCTCAGTGGGAAGATGCCTCCTACTGCCAACATGACAAAAAGCATCAGGAGAATCAAGGATGTGATAGAGGAGACAAGAAACTTTGTTAATAGG CTCCCAGTTGCCACCACTTTCAACGGAAAAGGTCACGTTGAGCTTCGTCCTCCGAGAAACCCTGAAGACATAAAATCGTTTACAGCCGTCGATATGCTTCTCAATCGCCATCAAAACAATCCCTCCAAGGCTGACTTCAGACGAATGCGACGccagaacaaacacacagattcCAGCGTCTTCGTTTTCTACCTGGGCAACAAGAAC GCCTCTGGAGACTACATTGGGATGGCTATCAGAAACAATGTGTTGATTTGTGTCTACAAGCTGGGTGGAGTTGTCCATGAGGTGGAAACCAGCCAaataaaaacaaccaccaatGTGAACTCCTCAGACTTTGACAGGGTTGTCTTCCACAG AGTTTACCAAGATTCTGAAGTTAACATCACACAGAACTTCACATCACAGAAGCCAGTCAGCCTCACTCCTAAACGTAACCTTCCAAACACGACGACTGGCATCCACAAACTGGATCCAGACAGTCTTGTTTTCTACGTGGGCGGCTATCCTGAGGACTTTATG CCTCCAGTGGAGCTGCATTACCCCAAGTACAAAGGAGCGATGAAACTTTCCTACATAAATGACAATCCTGTTTGTCTGTTCAACTACAAGCACGCAGTCAATATGGATGCAAAGCAGCCTATTGTGAA GATTCCCCAGTCAGAGGTGTCTGATTATTATGAGGGAACAGGTTACCGCATGGCATTCATAAAGGAGCCGgacaagagaaagaaaagactgTTCAAATTTCACACAAACAGCCGAGAGACAAACGCCTTGCTATTCTACATCGGAAATGAA GAGtcttttttctgtgtgtttgtggagaGAGGCTTCCTGGTGCTTCAAGGACAGCAAGCAGGCCGGGAGCTCAGAGTTCAGAGTGCTGAAAAAGTGTCTCTGTTT GACAAACACTTTGCAATTACTATTGCAGACAGGTTTATTGTGCACTACGGACCACAGCAGGTCTCCACAGATCACAATCGAACAAACTTCATGAGTTATTACATCGGGGGTCTACCGTCACAGCTCAGACAGAG ACATGACATCACAGCTCCACCGCTGAGAGGATGCATGGATCACCTGACAGCAGACGCTGAGATCGTAAAGTACAACAGGACGATTGGCGTCAGCGATGGATGTCCGGTCTCACTGCTG GGTGTTCGTTCAGCTACGTTGTATTCAGCTCTGTCTGTTGATTCCCCGTCTGTCTGGGGCGAACAGCCAGTCAGAGTCTCTCTGGGCTTCAGGGGCACAGACGGACATGGTGCTCTTCTCAGGAGCAGCTCTCAG GGCTCCATCTCTGTCCATGACCTGCAGCTGTCCCTGGCTGATGGCTACGTAGTATTTAATAGTGATAATTATACCTTGAAGTCGGATAAAAGGTACAATGATGGAAGCTGGCACTACTTGTCTGCAGTATGCAGGCCAACAGG GCTGGAGCTCAGCATCGATAATGTAAAAGTGATTCAGGGACAATCTCCCCATAGCAGGCCAGTGGATCAACATTTGCAAGGAGGGAAATTTAAAGGCTGCATCGCTAACCTCTACACAAGGAG GCCTGAGCAGAGCTTTATACCTGCCGATCTAAGCTCATTTTCACAAACGGTAGACGTAGTCCTTGGCCTGTGCAGTCTCCATCCGCCACCACATACCGAGCTGCTACCAGCACCCGTGTTGAAAAAGCCCAAGAAACACAAACCT ATTCAGGCTCCGGCAGGCAGCCAGTGTAAACCCCAGCGAGCACACCGGGGTGAATGGCAGCTCTCTGGGGAGCACAGCTGGCTCAGTTACACCCTGCCACAACAGGACCTCAATCACAG GCCTCACTTCTCCCTTGACGTAAAGACCAAGACGTCCAAAGGGCTGATCCTCCATGTAGCCGGGAGAGGAGTCATCCCCCTGCTGGCTCTGTACATGGCCAATGGCAAGATCAAGATGTCACTCGGGCAAAACAGAATCATCCAGCACAAGCAGAAGAGCAACGACGGGAACTGGCACAGA GTTGAGTTCAGTGTGGAGAAGAGCACTTTTCATCTGCTGGTTGACGGGTTCCGTGTGACTGATGGACATCTGCCAAACAACGAGGGATCATCTTTAGACCTGCACAACCCTGCGTATCTGGGAGGTGATCCAAAAAGCAAAACCACAAAA GGACACAACATTCCCATGAACAGTGTTATTGGTTGTATACGGGAGTTCAAAATGAATGAGGTCGTTATGGTGGACCTTGAGGCAAGCTACAAAACTTTACCCTGCTTGGATGGGCTCGCAGAGATCGGGACATACTTTGGCGGCGGTCACATCGTCTTGG aGAATTACTTCACCATTGGCTCTGAGTTTGTGTTGGCCTTCGAGCTGCGTCCTCAATACCTGACAGGTCTTCTCTTCCATGTGCAAAGTCACAAGGCCAGCCTTAATGTCTTTCTAATGGAAAACAAG GTGGGTGTCAGAATGAATGATGGTAACAGGGCTGTCAGTGTCTCAGTGACTCCTCGTGAAAGCCTCTGTGATGGAAAGTTTCACCAGGTTACAG TGTCCGAACAACGTGACGTTATCAAACTAGTGGTGGACTCCATTTCTCAGCAGAAAGCCGTCCCCTTCACCTCCACATCAACAACACTGGATACACTTTACATAGGAG GGACAAGAAAGCAGAACCGAGCCCCCGTGCCCTCGCCATTTGTGGGCTGCTTACGAAACGTGAAGCTTAATGGAAGACCGGTTGCATTTGAGACAGGATCCAGGGTGGTTGACCCTGTCAGCATTAATAGTTGCCCTGCAGACTAA